The Vulcanimicrobium alpinum sequence GGAACGTACCAGACGCAGCTGCGCGCCTACGACGGAAAGCCCCACGCGTTCGACGTGCAGCGCGGCCGCGTCGGCGGCCCCGCCCAGCACATCGAACTCGGGTCACCCTTCAGCGGCTGAAAAACTCCCTCCGACCCCACTTGACGGCGTACTAGTACATCTAGTACTTTATATTGGGCTAGTTCAACTAGTACAAGTCCGCCGCTAAGGAGCCCGCCATGACCACCGCCGCCGCCCCCGCTCCCGCCGCCGTGTCCGGCGCCCGCGCCCACGTCCGCACCGTCCGTCCCGAACCGGCCCGCCCGTGCGTCGGCCGCACCCGGCCCGACTTCGCCAGCTTCCGCGGCTGGGGCGTCTCGATCTAACTTGCCGCCCGCGTTCTTCTCGGTCAACCCGCACGGTGGCGGTCCGCTGTATCAGCAGCTCGCCGATCAGATCAAGCGCGCCGTTGCGATGGGGGCGCTCGCCCCCGGCGAGCGCCTGCCCACCGTGAAGGGTCTCGCGCACGAACTGAAGCTCAATCCGAACACCGTCGCGCGGGTGTACCGGGACTTGGAACGCGACGGCGTGATCGCCACGACGCCCGGACGCGGATCGTTCGTTCGCGAGAACGGTGCGGTCGGCGAAGCGCGCCGGATGGCGACCAACGTCACCGAGATCGCCCTCGACAACGCGGTGCGCGAAGCACGTTCGCTCGGCGTCACGCGCGAAGAACTCGACGCGATCGCCCGAGCGGCCGTCGCGCGCTGGTATCCGGAGGAAGAACGATGATCGCGATCCGCGGGCTGACCAAGCGCTATCGCGACGTCCTCGCCGTCGACGAAGTCTCGCTCGAAGTTCCGAGCGGCTCGGTCTGCGGACTGCTCGGACGCAACGGCGCCGGGAAGACGACGACGTTCAAGTGCCTGCTCGGCTTCGCACAGCCCGAGCGCGGCGAGGTTCGCTTCAACGGCGTGCCGCGCACGCCGGCGACGTTCGCGTCGCTGGGGTACGTCCCCGAACGTCC is a genomic window containing:
- a CDS encoding GntR family transcriptional regulator codes for the protein MPPAFFSVNPHGGGPLYQQLADQIKRAVAMGALAPGERLPTVKGLAHELKLNPNTVARVYRDLERDGVIATTPGRGSFVRENGAVGEARRMATNVTEIALDNAVREARSLGVTREELDAIARAAVARWYPEEER